GCCCGGACGCTTCCCACCCGCCCCAGCTCCGCGCCTCGCGCGCCGGGCTGGGGCCTCGCTACTTTCGCTTGACCCCGATGGCCATCACCTGGAAGCGCGCTCCGAACAGCAGCTTGCCCGAGCCCACGAAGGCGCGCGCCGGGTAATTGCCGCCGTGGAAGTAGGTGCGGTAGACCCCGTTGAAGGCGTTGAAGTAGCTCACGTCCGAACAGAACACGGTGACCTGCACCAGGTCGTCCATGCTGAGCCCGGCGGCCTCCACCGCGCGCCGGACGCTGTCCATCACCAGCCGCGCCTCCTGCTCGGGCGCGGCCGGAACCTTGCCCGTGGCCGGGTCCACCCCGATGTGCCCGGTGACGTAGAGGGTGTCGCCCGCCAGCACCGCTTCGCTGAAGGGCGCCTCCGCCACCTCCGCCGCCGGCCGCTTCAGCACGATGTACTTGCGCTCTTTCTGCGCCACGCAGGTCACGCCGGCCGCCAGCAGGAACAGCAGCAGAACCGTCGCCGATCGTTTCATGGTTGTTCTCCGAAGAAGGGATTCACTCGGCCCGGCATTGTACTTGCCCTCCCGGCCCCCAGGCGAGGGATCTGCAGTCTCTATCCACTATCCACTATCGACTGGTTTTTGTCCTCCCGAGCCGCAGGCGAGGGATCTGCAGTTGCTCTCACTGACCACTGACCACTGCACTTATCTAGCTTCTCAACATCAGCCGGCACAGGCGCACGATGGCCTCGGCGTCCCGCGGCATCATGCGATGTCCCACCATGCGCCCCAAGGTGTGCGCCAGGATCTCGTGGATGGCTTCGTGGTCCTCGGGGAAGGGAAGGCGCAGCCCCGCCTCGCGCATCATCGTGTTCCACCCCCGCCTCTGCGCCCGGCGGTGCGCCCGCTGGCGCGCCAACTGCTTGGGGTCCGCCTCC
This region of Terriglobales bacterium genomic DNA includes:
- a CDS encoding RidA family protein yields the protein MKRSATVLLLFLLAAGVTCVAQKERKYIVLKRPAAEVAEAPFSEAVLAGDTLYVTGHIGVDPATGKVPAAPEQEARLVMDSVRRAVEAAGLSMDDLVQVTVFCSDVSYFNAFNGVYRTYFHGGNYPARAFVGSGKLLFGARFQVMAIGVKRK